A genomic window from Castor canadensis chromosome 18, mCasCan1.hap1v2, whole genome shotgun sequence includes:
- the Myl2 gene encoding myosin regulatory light chain 2, ventricular/cardiac muscle isoform: MSPKKAKKRADGANSNVFSMFEQTQIQEFKEAFTIMDQNRDGFIDKNDLRDTFAALGRVNVKNEEIDEMLKEAPGPINFTVFLTMFGEKLKGADPEETILNAFKVFDPEGKGVLKADYVREMLTTQAERFSKEEIEQMFIAFPPDVTGHLDYKNLVHIITHGEEKD; encoded by the exons ATG TCACCCAAGAAAGCCAAGAAGAGGGCGGATGGGGCCAACTCCAATGTGTTCTCCATGTTCGAGCAGACGCAGATCCAGGAGTTCAAGGAG gCCTTCACCATCATGGACCAGAACCGGGACGGCTTCATCGACAAGAACGACCTGAGAGATACTTTCGCCGCCCTGG GACGAGTGAATGTGAAGAATGAGGAGATTGACGAGATGCTCAAGGAGGCCCCGGGGCCCATCAACTTCACTGTGTTCCTCACCATGTTTGGGGAGAAGCTCAAGG GGGCGGACCCCGAGGAGACCATCCTCAACGCGTTCAAGGTGTTTGACCCTGAAGGCAAAGGGGTGCTGAAAGCCGACTA TGTTCGGGAGATGCTGACCACGCAGGCGGAGAGGTTCTCCAAAGAGGAG ATCGAACAGATGTTCATAGCCTTCCCCCCTGACGTGACCGGCCACCTGGATTACAAGAACCTGGTGCATATCATCACCCATGGGGAGGAAAAGGACTGA